A single window of Ignavibacteriota bacterium DNA harbors:
- a CDS encoding glycoside hydrolase family 9 protein encodes MKYVHFLVNITQNEYNNFIKIFFLIFILVIDYSLFAQEIYIRANQLGYLPSDKKQAIIFTNSKIDNTKFTVNNFYTGDNIITDNLKSPIGSYGKFKNCYKIDFSKIKSAGKYYIEINGTKSYTFSINNYIYNNLVDSLLTFFKIQRCGFNEPYLHEFCHYYDATKLILNGIELDGKNDLTGGWHDAGDYLKFLNTIAYTSYTLLFSYDFDNSKFSKDQNNNGLPDILDEAKIGINWLIKANYNDQYLVTQVQDLQDQRVGWRLPENDPLINNRPAYLGIGKNLIGIYSSALALAYRIFNEFPDENDFANTCLDIAEKFYSLNPKSPDIYRTPTGHYEDSKYLGKLSLSAIELYLSTHKNNYLVDAKKYANEAASDFWWSWGDINSFAHFRLAKIDSSFKKYIFSNLKHFRELSNKNILGEVINDAWGTNNTNLGVALQTILWQNITNDFTFNDLAIKQRDYILGKNPWGISFIYNIGSKFTKHFHSQIAYFNNGKLPGALSAGPISKVKLSQYNIILENSNDPYEAFQTDEVIYQDDRMDYITNEPTITANATAVFVFAFYSNR; translated from the coding sequence ATGAAATACGTACATTTTTTAGTTAATATTACTCAAAATGAATATAATAATTTTATTAAAATATTCTTTCTAATTTTTATTCTGGTTATTGATTATTCACTATTTGCGCAAGAAATTTATATCCGTGCAAACCAATTGGGTTATTTGCCTTCCGATAAAAAGCAAGCAATAATATTCACAAACAGCAAAATTGATAATACCAAATTTACGGTAAATAATTTTTACACAGGCGATAATATTATAACTGATAATTTAAAATCGCCAATCGGATCATATGGAAAATTTAAAAATTGTTATAAAATTGATTTTTCAAAAATTAAATCAGCGGGTAAATATTATATTGAAATAAATGGAACAAAATCATACACTTTTTCGATTAACAATTATATTTATAATAATTTAGTTGATTCATTATTGACATTTTTCAAAATACAGCGATGCGGCTTTAATGAGCCTTATCTCCATGAATTTTGCCATTATTATGACGCAACAAAATTAATATTAAACGGAATTGAATTAGATGGAAAGAATGACCTTACTGGAGGATGGCATGATGCTGGAGACTATTTAAAATTCTTAAATACAATTGCTTATACATCTTATACATTGCTGTTTTCTTATGATTTTGATAACTCTAAATTTAGTAAAGATCAAAATAATAATGGATTACCGGATATATTAGATGAAGCTAAAATAGGAATTAATTGGTTAATTAAGGCAAACTATAATGATCAATATCTAGTAACACAGGTCCAGGATTTACAAGATCAACGTGTAGGATGGAGACTACCTGAAAACGACCCCTTAATTAATAACCGCCCTGCCTATTTAGGAATTGGAAAAAATTTAATTGGAATATATTCCTCCGCTTTAGCATTAGCGTATAGAATTTTCAACGAATTTCCGGATGAAAATGATTTTGCGAATACTTGTTTAGATATTGCGGAAAAATTCTATTCTTTAAACCCCAAATCGCCAGATATTTATCGGACTCCAACAGGACATTATGAGGATTCTAAATATCTTGGAAAATTATCACTATCCGCTATTGAACTTTATTTGTCGACTCATAAAAATAATTATCTTGTAGATGCAAAAAAATATGCTAATGAAGCAGCCTCTGATTTTTGGTGGAGCTGGGGTGATATAAATTCATTTGCTCATTTCCGTTTAGCAAAAATTGATTCGTCTTTTAAGAAATATATTTTTTCAAATCTTAAACATTTTAGAGAATTATCCAATAAAAATATTTTGGGAGAGGTCATTAACGATGCTTGGGGCACGAATAACACAAATTTAGGCGTAGCTCTTCAAACAATACTTTGGCAAAACATTACAAATGATTTCACTTTTAACGATCTTGCAATTAAACAGCGGGATTATATTTTAGGTAAAAATCCATGGGGAATAAGTTTTATTTATAATATCGGAAGTAAATTTACAAAACATTTTCATTCACAAATTGCATACTTCAATAATGGGAAATTACCCGGAGCGCTTTCGGCAGGGCCGATAAGTAAAGTTAAATTATCCCAATATAATATTATATTGGAGAATTCTAATGATCCGTATGAAGCATTTCAGACTGATGAAGTCATTT